From Oncorhynchus mykiss isolate Arlee chromosome 6, USDA_OmykA_1.1, whole genome shotgun sequence, the proteins below share one genomic window:
- the LOC110526298 gene encoding N-acetylgalactosamine-6-sulfatase isoform X4, with translation MDVCLIQTLILFCSLICCFWADTPSNKSTPNIIIILMDDMGWGDLGVFGQPSKETPNLDSMAAQGMLFPNFYTANPLCSPSRASLLTGRLPVRNGFYTTNAHARNAYTPQEIVGGISRDEILLPQILKKKGYVNKIIGKWHLGHRAHHLPLEHGFDEWFGAPNCHFGPYNSSDRPNVPVYNNSQMVGRYYEEFGIDKKTGESNLTQIYLEEGLDFIFHQNMAQRPFFLYWAADATHAPVYASKRFLGKSSRGRYGDAVMELDYSVGQMLAWLRALGIDKDTFVFFTSDNGAAVMSGPKQSGSNGPFLCGKETTFEGGMREPAIAWWPGHIPAGTVSQQLGTVMDLFSTSLSVAGLSVPDDRLIDGLDLSPVLHNNTLINRPIFYYRGNEMMAVRVGPYKAHYWTWSNSWEEFNRQAIHSAL, from the exons ATGGATGTCTGTCTAATTCAAACTTTgatattgttttgtagtttaatATGTTGTTTTTGGGCAGATACTCCTTCAAACAAGTCGACTCCGAACATTATCATCATTCTTATGGATGAC ATGGGCTGGGGAGATTTGGGAGTGTTTGGCCAGCCCTCCAAGGAGACCCCAAACCTTGACTCCATGGCTGCCCAAGGGATGCTGTTCCCCAACTTCTACACAGCTAACCCCCTCTGCTCTCCAT ccagaGCTTCACTTCTGACAGGACGATTACCAGTTAGGAATGGATTCTATACCACCAATGCCCATGCCAGGAATG CCTACACACCCCAAGAGATAGTAGGAGGGATCTCAAGGGATGAAATTCTATTACCACAGATACTGAAGAAGAAGGGTTACGTCAACAAGATCATCGGCAAGTG GCATCTTGGCCACAGAGCTCACCACCTACCTCTGGAGCATGGTTTTGATGAATGGTTTGGTGCTCCAAACTGCCACTTCGGTCCCTACAACAGCAGCGACAGGCCTAATGTCCCGGTCTATAACAACTCTCAGATGGTGGGaag ATACTATGAGGAGTTTGGGATCGATAAGaaaactggggaatctaaccttACACAAATCTACTTGGAG GAGGGCCTTGACTTCATATTTCACCAGAACATGGCCCAGCGGCCATTTTTTCTCTACTGGGCAGCAGATGCTACGCATGCTCCGGTCTACGCTTCAAAACGGTTCCTGGGGAAGAGCTCGAGGGGGCG GTACGGTGATGCAGTGATGGAGCTGGACTACAGTGTTGGACAGATGCTGGCCTGGCTGCGTGCTCTGGGCATCGACAAGGACACCTTTGTGTTCTTCACCTCGGACAACGGAGCCGCAGTGATGTCCGGCCCCAAGCAGA GTGGCAGTAACGGCCCGTTTCTCTGTGGGAAAGAAACTACGTTTGAGGGTGGAATGAGGGAACCTGCCATCGCCTGGTGGCCTGGACACATCCCAGCAGGCACG gtGAGCCAACAGCTGGGGACTGTGATGGATCTGTTCAGCACCAGTCTGTCTGTGGCAGGCCTCAGTGTTCCAGATGACAGGCTCATAGATGGACTGGACCTCAGCCCTGTCCTCCATAACAACACACTCATCAACAG GCCCATCTTCTATTACCGCGGCAATGAGATGATGGCAGTCAGGGTTGGGCCTTACAAGGCCCACTATTGGACGTGGAGCAACTCGTGGGAGGAGTTTAACCGG CAAGCCATCCACAGTGCTCTATAA